The Magnolia sinica isolate HGM2019 chromosome 9, MsV1, whole genome shotgun sequence genome contains a region encoding:
- the LOC131256665 gene encoding vegetative cell wall protein gp1-like: MAYTFFSLMLLLSTLFSSTLALEIHPQLCLKCKPHPKPHSPPKGPTSPPSQPPAPASPPKQPPAPASPPKQPPAPASPPNQPTAPASPPNQPTADESLVPTSQLTGPSSADPPSWAPDSMGPTSSPTPSSPPIPPPTPSKIPPKAKPPKGHHLKFPCPPPPPRKMKG, translated from the exons ATGGCCTATACTTTCTTTTCTCTCATGCTCTTGCTTTCAACCCTTTTCTCTTCTACCCTTGCACTAGAAATCCATCCACAGCTATGTCTAAAATGCAAGCCACATCCCAAACCACACTCCCCACCCAAGGGACCCACATCCCCACCCAGTCAACCGCCAGCTCCTGCTTCACCACCCAAACAACCGCCAGCTCCTGCTTCACCACCCAAACAACCGCCGGCTCCCGCTTCGCCACCCAATCAACCGACGGCTCCTGCTTCGCCACCCAACCAACCAACGG CCGATGAATCGTTAGTTCCCACTTCGCAACTGACCGGACCAAGCTCAGCGGACCCACCATCATGGGCTCCAGATTCAATGGGACCCACTTCGTCACCGACTCCATCTTCTCCACCCATTCCTCCACCAACTCCGTCTAAAATTCCACCTAAGGCTAAGCCACCGAAAGGCCATCACTTGAAGTTTCCGTGCCCTCCACCGCCGCCCAGAAAGATGAAAGGGTAG